In Blautia sp. SC05B48, a single genomic region encodes these proteins:
- a CDS encoding ABC transporter permease, whose amino-acid sequence MGILTILWEKWVEFRRDFYKITLAAMIAPLMYLIVFGMGIQTSSHGEPYLNFLIPGVVSLTTMNGSFNAIAQNLNVQRLYEKAFDQVMISPTPLWQFIAGQIIGGSLRGLYAGGIILLLTMPIGTGLVFNGWSLLVMFLNGAVFSAIGVVVSFLAKNHADVPRFSNYIIMPMAFLCNTFFSTEKIPGFLGNFVAALPLSQTSHLIRTIASGGGVNYLSILILTVYLIAFSIAASWFIYKKKNL is encoded by the coding sequence ATGGGAATACTTACTATTTTATGGGAAAAATGGGTGGAGTTCCGAAGGGATTTCTATAAGATCACGCTGGCAGCTATGATCGCGCCACTGATGTATCTGATCGTTTTTGGAATGGGGATCCAGACCTCCTCACATGGGGAGCCTTATCTGAATTTCCTGATCCCTGGTGTGGTTTCACTGACTACAATGAACGGAAGCTTTAATGCCATCGCACAGAATCTGAATGTGCAGCGTCTTTATGAGAAAGCCTTTGACCAGGTTATGATATCTCCGACACCTCTGTGGCAGTTTATTGCCGGACAGATCATCGGAGGCAGTCTCCGTGGGCTTTATGCAGGAGGGATCATTCTTCTTCTGACTATGCCGATCGGAACCGGTCTTGTATTCAACGGATGGTCATTACTGGTGATGTTCCTCAACGGTGCTGTATTTTCTGCCATCGGTGTTGTGGTTTCTTTCCTTGCAAAGAACCATGCGGATGTACCTCGTTTTTCCAACTATATCATTATGCCAATGGCTTTTTTGTGCAACACCTTCTTCTCTACAGAGAAGATCCCGGGCTTTCTTGGGAATTTTGTAGCTGCTCTTCCATTGTCACAGACCAGTCATCTGATTCGTACCATTGCTTCCGGCGGTGGAGTCAATTACCTCAGTATCCTGATCCTGACAGTCTATCTTATTGCATTCAGTATTGCAGCTTCCTGGTTTATCTATAAGAAAAAGAATCTGTAA
- a CDS encoding ABC transporter ATP-binding protein gives MIETKNLTKKFDSFTAVDSLDLRIETGEFFGLLGPNGAGKTTTISLLSTLLLPTEGEILIDGQTLGRNRPDLKRKISVITQEYSMRQDMNMDEIMEYQGRLYFMPRKEIKRKTEELLDFCGLLPFRKRTVRKLSGGMKRKLMVCRALLTSPEILLLDEPTAGMDALSRRQMWNLLRQLNGKNLTILLTTHYMEEAQSLCNRVALMDHGKLEEINTPSGLIDGLGKYTVDQETPEGAKSHYFHSREEAISFLSSLDGQCTLRETTLEDVFVERAGRHLMQR, from the coding sequence ATGATCGAAACAAAAAATCTCACAAAAAAATTCGACAGTTTTACGGCTGTGGATTCTCTGGATCTTCGCATAGAAACCGGCGAATTTTTTGGTCTGCTGGGGCCCAACGGTGCCGGAAAGACTACCACGATCAGTCTGCTTTCCACTCTGCTCCTGCCCACAGAGGGCGAAATCCTCATTGACGGGCAGACACTTGGACGCAACCGACCGGATCTGAAGCGCAAGATCAGCGTGATCACGCAGGAATATTCCATGCGCCAGGATATGAACATGGACGAGATCATGGAATATCAGGGCCGTCTTTATTTCATGCCACGAAAAGAGATCAAACGGAAAACTGAAGAGCTTCTGGATTTCTGCGGACTTCTTCCCTTCCGCAAGCGGACTGTAAGGAAGCTTTCCGGTGGTATGAAACGAAAGCTTATGGTATGCCGGGCACTTCTCACAAGTCCGGAGATCCTTCTTCTGGACGAGCCCACTGCAGGCATGGACGCGCTATCCAGACGACAGATGTGGAATCTTCTCCGTCAGCTGAACGGAAAAAATCTGACCATTCTTCTGACAACCCACTATATGGAAGAGGCACAGTCTCTCTGCAACCGGGTAGCACTTATGGATCACGGAAAGCTGGAGGAGATTAATACTCCATCGGGCCTGATCGACGGCCTGGGCAAATACACCGTAGATCAGGAAACACCGGAAGGTGCAAAAAGCCACTACTTCCACAGCCGGGAAGAGGCCATCTCTTTTCTGTCCTCTCTGGACGGACAGTGCACCCTTCGGGAGACAACTCTGGAGGATGTTTTTGTGGAGCGCGCAGGCAGGCATCTGATGCAGCGATAA